Genomic DNA from Candidatus Cloacimonadota bacterium:
ATGCAATTATAAATAAATTTATCGGCAGGAAAGGAGCGTTAATCCCTCTTTTACAAGAGATTCAAGCAGTTGAAAAATATTTAGCAAAAGATACAATGCGATATATCTCCGAAAAAACAGGTATTAAATTATCTGAAATCTATGGAGTTGCAACTTTCTATACCATGTTCCGCTTGAAACCGCAGGGTAAACATGTTATCAGAGTTTGCAAAGGTACCGCCTGTCATGTTTCCGATGCGAATTCAATAGCTTACGCAATAAGAAGTGAACTAAAATTAGGAGAAGATGAAGATACTACCGGAGATGGACTATTCACAGTTATGGAGGTTGCCTGTCTTGGTTGCTGCAGTCTCGCTCCTGTGATTATGATAAATGAAAATACTTATGGAAAATTAACTCCAAAATCCATTCCGAAAATTCTGAAAAAATACATCTAAGAAATGATAAATTAGAAATTTGAATGAAAAAATGAAGAATAATATTATTCAAGATAAGAGCTTCCATTTTTCTTTAACGATTATTGAATTATACAAGATTTTAAGAAAAAATATGGAATATGTTATACCAAAACAACTTTTGAGAAGTTCTACCAGTATTGGAGCTAATATAGAAGAAGCTATTGGAGCTAAAAGCAAAAAAGATTTTTTAGCAAAAATGTATATTTCTCTGAAAGAAGCAGGAGAAACAAAATATTGGTTAAACCTCTTAGATATAAGCCAATTGGTTAAATATGGTTATTCAAGTTACTTAACTAAGATCATTGAAATCATTAATGTTCTAAAAAAATCACAAAAACTACTTATGAAAATATAAATAAATGAAACATAACAAATTTAAAATTTCTCATTTAAAATCTATAGTTTAAATTTATAATTTGCTAAGGAGGAAATTTGAATCTTCAAATCAAAGTCGGAATGGCAAGTTGCGGACTTGCTGCCGGTTCCGGAGAAGTTTATACTGCTATCGAAGAATACTTGAAAAAAAATAAGATCGACGCGTCTCTCAAAAAAACAGCCTGTATTGGCATGTGTTTTGCCGAACCTTTAATGGAAGTTTCATCAGATGAAGCGGAAGCTATTACTTATGGTTATGTTACTTCTGAAAAGATCGAGCAGATCATCGAATCTTTTCAAAAAGGAGAACCATATATTGAAAATGCGATCTTATCCAAAAGAATAAAAGCTTCTGAAAATGAAAATTATCAACAGCAGACAAGGATCGTACTCAGGAATTGCGGAATAATAGATCCGGAATCTCTCGATGATTACCTTGCTAACG
This window encodes:
- the nuoE gene encoding NADH-quinone oxidoreductase subunit NuoE, translating into MKKNKKEINAIINKFIGRKGALIPLLQEIQAVEKYLAKDTMRYISEKTGIKLSEIYGVATFYTMFRLKPQGKHVIRVCKGTACHVSDANSIAYAIRSELKLGEDEDTTGDGLFTVMEVACLGCCSLAPVIMINENTYGKLTPKSIPKILKKYI
- a CDS encoding four helix bundle protein; protein product: MKNNIIQDKSFHFSLTIIELYKILRKNMEYVIPKQLLRSSTSIGANIEEAIGAKSKKDFLAKMYISLKEAGETKYWLNLLDISQLVKYGYSSYLTKIIEIINVLKKSQKLLMKI